A single Nitrosospira multiformis ATCC 25196 DNA region contains:
- the fumC gene encoding class II fumarate hydratase, whose protein sequence is MNYRDERDTMGSIQVPAHALWGAQTQRSLQNFRISGERMPPALLHALALVKRAAAAINRDLGVLDDGRATAIIQAADEVIAGDHDAEFPLVVWQTGSGTQTNMNMNEVLANRASELLGGGRGGDCRIHPNDDVNKGQSSNDVFPSAMHVAAACSLNHQLKPGIAALRHTLAAKAEAFSGIVKIGRTHLQDATPLTLGQEFSGYVSQLDHGLGHVDAALPHVYELALGGTAVGTGLNAHPEFAVRIAAELARLTGLPFVTAPNKFEALAANDALVHAHGALKTLAASLMKIANDIRWLASGPRCGIGELKIPENEPGSSIMPGKVNPTQSEALTMLCCQVMGNDVAINMGGAMGNFELNVMKPLIIHNFLQSVRLLADGMISFNEHCAIGITANIDRIDELLRKSLMLVTALAPHIGYDKASEIAKKAHREGTTLEQAAVATGYITVDQFQDWVRPEDMIHPQ, encoded by the coding sequence ATGAATTACCGTGATGAACGGGATACCATGGGCTCAATACAGGTGCCCGCGCACGCGCTGTGGGGCGCGCAGACCCAGCGCTCCTTGCAGAATTTCAGAATTTCAGGCGAACGCATGCCGCCTGCGCTGCTTCACGCGCTGGCACTCGTGAAGCGGGCGGCAGCTGCCATAAACCGTGATCTGGGGGTTCTGGATGACGGGCGCGCTACCGCCATCATCCAGGCTGCGGATGAGGTGATCGCAGGCGATCATGATGCAGAGTTTCCGCTGGTCGTGTGGCAGACCGGCTCGGGCACCCAGACCAACATGAATATGAACGAAGTGCTGGCAAATCGCGCTTCTGAACTGCTGGGAGGCGGAAGAGGAGGGGATTGCAGGATCCATCCCAACGACGATGTAAACAAGGGGCAGTCATCCAATGACGTGTTTCCCTCTGCCATGCATGTGGCGGCCGCCTGCTCCCTCAATCATCAGTTGAAGCCTGGCATTGCCGCGTTGCGGCATACGCTGGCCGCCAAAGCGGAGGCATTTTCAGGCATTGTCAAAATCGGCCGCACCCATTTGCAGGATGCTACTCCCCTCACCTTGGGGCAGGAATTCTCGGGGTATGTTTCCCAACTGGACCACGGGTTGGGGCATGTCGACGCCGCGCTTCCGCATGTATATGAACTGGCTCTGGGAGGGACGGCGGTGGGTACCGGATTGAATGCCCACCCTGAGTTTGCGGTGCGGATCGCAGCGGAATTGGCAAGATTGACGGGCCTGCCTTTTGTGACAGCTCCCAACAAGTTTGAAGCCCTCGCTGCCAACGATGCGCTCGTCCATGCGCACGGTGCGCTCAAGACCCTGGCAGCCTCGCTCATGAAGATCGCCAATGATATCCGCTGGCTTGCGTCGGGCCCGCGCTGCGGAATCGGCGAACTGAAAATTCCTGAAAACGAGCCGGGCAGTTCCATCATGCCCGGCAAAGTCAATCCGACACAGTCAGAGGCGCTTACCATGCTGTGCTGCCAGGTAATGGGCAATGATGTCGCCATCAATATGGGTGGCGCAATGGGGAATTTTGAGCTCAACGTCATGAAACCGCTTATCATTCACAATTTCCTGCAAAGCGTGCGCCTGCTCGCGGATGGTATGATAAGCTTCAACGAGCATTGCGCGATCGGAATCACCGCAAACATCGATCGCATAGATGAATTGCTGCGCAAATCGCTGATGCTGGTGACTGCACTCGCGCCCCACATCGGCTACGACAAGGCGTCTGAAATCGCGAAGAAAGCGCATCGCGAAGGCACTACACTGGAACAGGCAGCCGTTGCAACCGGCTATATTACCGTCGATCAATTTCAGGATTGGGTAAGACCGGAAGACATGATTCACCCGCAATGA
- a CDS encoding patatin-like phospholipase family protein, producing the protein MSLLPSSSRVPKVGLVLTGGGARAAYQVGVLQAIAAMLPKRTRTPFPVICGTSAGAFNAAVLAISARNFQEGVRRLSGVWENAHVNQAYRTDPLGVYANAIRWLASLLFGSVKNQGATSLLDNSPLAQLLENSLPLQSIQKSIDTGALHALGITAWGYTSGQSVTFYQGADSIRSWKRERRIGVAVPIEIEHLLASSAIPLLFPAVRLNREYFGDGSMRQLAPLSPALHLGADRVLVIGVRKIEETQPERVKVDTYPTLAQIGGHIMSSIFLDNLYVDLERLQRINRTLRMIPEEKMRNHDMPLRQIQHMVISPSVEFTEIAQQHAATLPHTIRLFYRAIGAMRRDGSSLLSYVLFEEPFCRALIDLGYQDTLPRKAELLRFLNAAPINGPTQADLSDAGIIRNPVPGIG; encoded by the coding sequence ATGAGCTTGCTCCCGTCATCCTCACGGGTACCGAAAGTGGGCCTCGTCCTGACTGGAGGAGGGGCCCGTGCCGCCTATCAGGTGGGTGTTCTGCAGGCTATCGCGGCGATGCTGCCCAAGAGAACGCGCACCCCCTTTCCCGTAATTTGCGGTACATCCGCCGGCGCATTCAATGCCGCGGTTCTCGCCATCTCGGCCCGGAACTTTCAGGAGGGTGTGCGACGCCTGTCGGGGGTATGGGAAAACGCGCACGTCAACCAGGCCTACCGGACAGACCCTCTAGGCGTATACGCAAATGCAATACGCTGGCTCGCATCTCTCCTGTTTGGAAGCGTGAAAAACCAGGGCGCGACCTCCCTGCTCGACAACTCGCCACTTGCGCAACTGCTGGAAAACAGCCTGCCGCTTCAAAGCATTCAGAAGAGTATCGATACCGGCGCCTTGCATGCTCTCGGCATTACCGCCTGGGGCTATACCAGCGGACAATCGGTGACGTTCTATCAGGGTGCGGACAGCATACGGTCGTGGAAGCGGGAACGCCGCATCGGTGTCGCCGTTCCTATCGAAATTGAGCATCTGCTGGCCTCTTCCGCCATTCCGCTTCTTTTTCCAGCCGTGCGGCTGAACCGCGAGTACTTCGGAGACGGTTCAATGCGCCAGCTTGCGCCGTTGAGTCCCGCGCTGCATCTCGGGGCAGACCGTGTGCTGGTGATTGGCGTGCGCAAGATAGAGGAAACACAGCCCGAGCGTGTCAAGGTAGACACCTATCCCACGCTCGCGCAGATCGGCGGTCATATCATGAGCAGTATTTTTCTCGATAACCTTTATGTCGACTTGGAACGGTTGCAGCGCATCAATCGGACCCTACGCATGATTCCCGAAGAAAAAATGAGAAATCACGACATGCCGCTGCGCCAGATTCAACATATGGTCATTTCCCCCAGCGTTGAATTCACTGAAATCGCGCAGCAGCACGCTGCAACCCTGCCGCATACTATCCGGCTTTTTTACCGGGCCATCGGGGCAATGAGACGCGACGGCTCGTCTCTCCTGAGCTATGTTCTGTTTGAAGAACCCTTCTGCCGCGCACTCATCGATCTCGGCTATCAGGATACGCTGCCGCGCAAAGCCGAACTCTTGCGGTTTCTCAATGCAGCGCCAATCAATGGGCCGACGCAAGCAGATTTATCCGACGCTGGTATAATCCGCAATCCAGTTCCGGGGATAGGCTGA
- a CDS encoding TerC family protein has translation MDLASPQFWIAVLQIITIDIVLGGDNAVVIALACRRLPEKQRNLGIFWGVFGAIALRVVLIYFAFTLMAIPFLKIVAALLLLWIGIKLLQPEPEGNGHEISASATLLGAIKTIIVADAMMSLDNVIAIAGAARDSVILVVFGLVVSVPIIVWGSKLVMRLMEKFPVTIFIGAGLLGWIAGHMSITDAVSREWVNNNAAFLHWVAPAAGALLIVTIGKWLADKAGARRAAIVDLMDDINDKPRS, from the coding sequence ATGGACCTTGCCAGTCCGCAATTCTGGATAGCCGTACTCCAGATTATTACCATTGATATCGTTCTGGGAGGCGATAACGCGGTGGTTATCGCGCTTGCATGCCGGCGGCTTCCCGAAAAGCAGCGAAATCTCGGCATTTTCTGGGGAGTGTTCGGCGCCATTGCGCTGCGGGTCGTGCTGATCTACTTCGCCTTCACCTTGATGGCAATTCCATTCCTGAAAATCGTGGCGGCTCTGCTGCTATTATGGATCGGCATCAAGTTGCTTCAACCCGAACCGGAAGGGAACGGACATGAGATCAGCGCAAGCGCAACCTTGCTGGGCGCGATTAAAACCATCATTGTCGCCGATGCCATGATGAGCCTGGATAATGTGATTGCCATTGCCGGCGCCGCCCGGGACAGTGTCATCCTGGTGGTCTTTGGCCTGGTGGTGAGTGTGCCCATCATCGTTTGGGGCAGCAAGCTGGTAATGAGACTCATGGAAAAATTTCCCGTCACTATCTTCATCGGTGCGGGCCTGCTTGGCTGGATCGCGGGACACATGAGCATTACCGACGCGGTCAGCAGGGAATGGGTAAATAACAACGCGGCCTTTCTGCACTGGGTTGCACCCGCGGCAGGCGCTCTGCTGATCGTGACCATCGGGAAATGGCTTGCCGACAAGGCCGGGGCAAGAAGAGCCGCGATCGTCGACCTGATGGACGATATAAACGATAAACCGCGTTCGTAG
- a CDS encoding universal stress protein, producing the protein MLKLLLPVDGSAASDNAVGKFIKLVPSYREAPEIHLLNVQFPLRGNVPMFIDKKSIDLYYQEEGTKELSSARALLDQAGIGYRFHVSSGHPPNIILRYAEEMNFDQIVLGPRGLGTVKGILLGSVASKVIQLSTIPVLLIK; encoded by the coding sequence ATGCTGAAACTCCTGTTGCCGGTAGATGGTTCAGCGGCATCGGACAACGCAGTCGGAAAGTTCATCAAACTGGTTCCTTCATACAGGGAAGCACCCGAAATACATTTGCTGAACGTGCAATTCCCCTTGCGCGGCAACGTGCCGATGTTCATAGACAAGAAGAGCATAGATCTGTATTACCAGGAAGAAGGTACGAAAGAACTGTCATCGGCGCGAGCATTGCTCGATCAGGCCGGGATCGGCTACCGGTTCCATGTCTCTTCAGGACATCCGCCCAACATCATTCTGCGTTATGCGGAAGAAATGAATTTCGATCAGATCGTGCTTGGCCCGCGTGGACTTGGAACGGTGAAAGGAATATTGCTGGGTTCGGTTGCCAGCAAGGTCATACAGCTTTCGACAATACCGGTGCTCCTGATCAAATAG
- a CDS encoding pilin, with translation MKQDQKGLTLIESMMVVALIGILATIAIPPAFRLYEDSQARAQVTEALDLLGRVKSPVAAFYSDKGRWPTSEEFDNLVPARTGKYVASLTPESREKGFEVIAKFRNTGVSPALVTEGSGRTLVLATANGKEWFCNDNTDPVSGIPDLVPGNVLPQHRPSSCK, from the coding sequence ATGAAGCAGGATCAGAAGGGCCTAACCTTGATCGAGTCAATGATGGTAGTTGCCCTCATTGGCATCCTGGCGACGATCGCTATTCCACCTGCATTTCGGCTCTATGAGGACTCCCAGGCCCGCGCCCAGGTAACCGAAGCGCTCGATCTTCTCGGCCGCGTTAAATCTCCTGTTGCCGCGTTTTATTCGGATAAGGGAAGATGGCCTACCTCCGAAGAGTTCGACAATCTGGTGCCCGCACGGACCGGCAAGTATGTCGCGAGCCTCACGCCGGAATCCCGCGAAAAAGGTTTTGAGGTAATAGCAAAATTCAGGAATACCGGGGTGAGTCCGGCCCTGGTGACGGAGGGATCCGGCAGAACACTGGTTCTGGCGACAGCAAACGGCAAGGAATGGTTCTGCAATGATAATACCGATCCTGTCTCCGGGATTCCCGACCTTGTCCCGGGTAATGTCCTGCCCCAGCACCGGCCGTCATCCTGCAAATAG
- a CDS encoding YqgE/AlgH family protein: MQSVDLTHHFLIAMPAMTDPFFAKTLTYICEHSDQGALGLVVNRPIDLTLKDLLDQLDISSDDQLTRRFPIMFGGPIQLDRGFVLHQPVGEWQSTMAVNDDVGLTTSLDILRAIANGESPRQLLVALGYSGWAPGQIEHELSRNAWLTVPASPAIIFELPAEERLTAAMRLLGVDFSSLSDEVGHA; encoded by the coding sequence ATGCAAAGTGTCGACCTGACCCATCATTTCCTTATTGCCATGCCCGCCATGACAGATCCCTTCTTTGCGAAGACGCTGACCTATATCTGCGAGCATAGTGACCAAGGGGCATTGGGCCTGGTGGTGAACCGGCCGATCGATCTCACTTTGAAAGACCTGCTGGATCAGCTTGATATTTCTTCCGATGATCAATTGACACGAAGATTTCCAATCATGTTCGGCGGTCCGATACAACTCGACCGTGGCTTCGTCCTCCATCAACCCGTGGGTGAATGGCAATCGACTATGGCAGTGAATGACGATGTAGGACTTACCACCTCCCTCGACATTTTACGGGCGATAGCAAACGGCGAGAGTCCCCGGCAACTCCTGGTCGCGCTAGGCTATTCCGGATGGGCACCGGGCCAGATAGAGCACGAATTATCGCGAAACGCCTGGCTGACGGTGCCTGCCTCCCCGGCCATCATTTTTGAGTTACCGGCAGAAGAACGTTTGACGGCCGCGATGCGATTGCTTGGAGTGGACTTTTCGAGCCTGTCGGATGAAGTGGGTCATGCCTGA
- the ruvX gene encoding Holliday junction resolvase RuvX, whose translation MEEAEKASQPHAGTALAFDFGEKRIGVAIGNLELGLAHPLVTLSNKNKEECLKSIARLMDEWKPVLLVVGLPVHADGTEHELTRRSRRFAHRLQARFGIRTVLEDERYTSISASSALDEASVRGRRQKQVLDQIAAQLILQSYFDQRNATT comes from the coding sequence ATGGAGGAGGCTGAAAAAGCGAGTCAGCCACACGCCGGCACGGCATTGGCCTTCGATTTCGGCGAAAAACGAATCGGGGTCGCGATCGGGAACCTGGAATTGGGATTGGCCCATCCTCTTGTTACCCTATCCAACAAGAATAAGGAGGAATGCTTGAAAAGCATCGCTCGGCTAATGGATGAATGGAAACCAGTTTTACTGGTGGTTGGACTGCCGGTTCATGCGGATGGTACAGAGCACGAGCTTACCCGTCGAAGTCGCCGCTTCGCGCATCGTCTTCAGGCCCGGTTTGGTATTCGCACTGTCCTGGAGGATGAGCGTTATACTTCGATCAGCGCCAGTTCAGCACTGGACGAAGCGAGTGTCAGGGGCAGGAGGCAGAAACAGGTGCTGGATCAGATCGCGGCTCAGCTGATATTGCAATCTTATTTTGACCAACGAAATGCAACTACCTGA
- the pyrR gene encoding bifunctional pyr operon transcriptional regulator/uracil phosphoribosyltransferase PyrR, whose product MQLPEAEDLLAVLTARIRQGISADTAVVGIHTGGVWLAERLHRALQLALPLGALDVSFYRDDFGQIGLHPQIRPSDIPFKVEGSHIILVDDVLYTGRTIRAAINELFDYGRPASIRLAALIDRGGRELPIAAQYIGAALDVPPAKMLALEKKADGKLGLSLYDKRPGNE is encoded by the coding sequence ATGCAACTACCTGAAGCGGAAGACCTGCTGGCTGTGCTGACTGCCCGGATACGGCAAGGCATTTCCGCTGATACCGCAGTCGTAGGAATTCATACCGGCGGAGTATGGCTTGCGGAAAGGCTGCACAGGGCTCTGCAACTGGCGCTTCCCCTGGGAGCGCTGGATGTCTCCTTCTATCGCGACGACTTTGGACAGATTGGTCTGCATCCTCAGATCAGACCTTCGGATATCCCGTTCAAAGTGGAAGGAAGCCACATCATTCTCGTCGATGATGTGCTTTATACGGGACGAACGATCCGCGCTGCCATCAACGAATTATTCGATTACGGGCGGCCGGCCAGCATTCGCCTGGCTGCCCTGATAGACAGGGGCGGAAGAGAGCTTCCCATTGCTGCACAGTACATTGGTGCAGCGCTGGATGTACCCCCTGCAAAAATGCTCGCGCTGGAAAAGAAAGCAGATGGAAAGCTGGGCCTGAGCCTGTACGACAAGCGCCCGGGCAATGAGTAA
- a CDS encoding aspartate carbamoyltransferase catalytic subunit encodes MSNNPQLNKSGQLQHLLTTEGLPASILLNILDTAEPFVGVTERDVKKVPLLRGKSIFNLFFEPSTRTRTTFEIAAKRLSADVINLNIAASSQSKGETLLDTVNNLSAMHADMFVVRHAQSGAAHLIAQHVRSDIHVINAGDGRHAHPTQALLDMFTIRRCKRDFHNLRVAIVGDILHSRVARSQIHALTTLGVPEVRVIAPKTLLPAKVERLGVHVYHDMAKGLKDVDVLMMLRLQNERMLSARLPSTEEYFKYYGLTPEKLALAKPDAIVLHPGPMNRGVEIDSVVADGKQSVILPQVTFGIAVRMAVMSILAGS; translated from the coding sequence ATGAGTAATAATCCCCAGCTGAACAAAAGCGGTCAACTGCAGCATCTCTTGACTACCGAGGGACTGCCCGCCTCGATTCTCCTGAATATTCTCGATACTGCCGAACCGTTCGTCGGGGTCACGGAACGTGACGTCAAGAAAGTGCCGCTGTTGCGCGGAAAATCCATATTCAACCTGTTCTTCGAACCTAGTACGCGGACACGCACGACATTTGAAATTGCCGCAAAACGGTTGTCTGCCGATGTCATCAATCTCAACATTGCAGCCTCGTCCCAATCCAAAGGAGAGACACTGCTGGACACAGTGAACAATCTTTCCGCCATGCATGCCGATATGTTCGTGGTGAGGCATGCTCAGAGCGGCGCTGCACATCTCATTGCGCAGCATGTCCGCTCTGACATTCACGTCATCAATGCAGGGGATGGCCGGCACGCGCATCCCACGCAGGCCCTGCTCGACATGTTTACCATTCGTCGCTGCAAGCGCGACTTTCATAACCTGCGCGTCGCCATAGTGGGCGACATCCTTCATTCCCGGGTGGCCCGCTCGCAGATCCATGCGTTGACGACGCTCGGGGTACCGGAAGTACGTGTCATCGCACCCAAGACATTGCTGCCCGCCAAGGTCGAACGTCTGGGCGTGCATGTTTACCATGATATGGCGAAAGGACTGAAGGACGTCGATGTGCTCATGATGCTTCGTCTGCAAAACGAACGCATGCTCAGCGCGCGCCTTCCGAGCACCGAAGAATATTTCAAATATTACGGGCTCACTCCCGAAAAACTGGCGCTGGCGAAGCCGGATGCAATCGTTCTGCATCCCGGACCCATGAACCGTGGGGTTGAGATCGATTCGGTCGTAGCCGATGGGAAGCAATCTGTAATTTTGCCCCAGGTAACATTCGGCATCGCAGTGCGCATGGCGGTAATGTCCATTCTGGCCGGAAGCTGA
- a CDS encoding dihydroorotase: protein MNIAIRNGRVIDPKNSFDRVTDIYIQSGKIASLGAVPPGFEARREINAQGLIVCPGLVDLSARLREPGLEYKATLESEMGAAVAGGVTSLACPPDTDPVLDEPGLVEMLKYRARSRNQTRVYPIGALTRGLRGEWLTEMAELHSAGCVAFGQSDRPLPNNRVLMQAMQYASTFGFCLWLRPQDVNLADGGVAHDGEVATRLGLAPIPVCAETVALSHIILMAKETGARVHLCRISSAEGVTMTRAARKQGLSITCDVAANHVHLSEMDIGFFDSNCHLVPPLRSLGDRDALRAGLLDGTIDAICSDHAPVDEDAKLLPFAEAEAGATGLELLLPLTLKWAAETKLPLVVALSKITREPARILGVEAGHLTPGGNADLCIFDPDHYWTIEAPTLKSQGKNTPFLGWELQGKVKYTLINGNVVYVD from the coding sequence ATGAACATCGCCATCCGCAATGGTCGCGTCATCGACCCGAAAAACAGCTTCGATCGCGTAACGGACATTTACATCCAGTCAGGCAAAATCGCCTCTCTCGGAGCCGTCCCGCCAGGCTTTGAGGCACGCCGGGAAATAAACGCGCAGGGATTGATCGTGTGTCCCGGGCTTGTGGATCTGTCGGCCCGGCTACGGGAACCCGGCCTGGAATACAAGGCGACGCTTGAATCGGAAATGGGAGCCGCGGTGGCGGGGGGTGTTACAAGCCTGGCATGTCCCCCCGATACCGATCCTGTGCTGGACGAACCCGGGCTGGTGGAAATGCTGAAGTATCGCGCAAGGAGCCGCAATCAGACGCGTGTGTATCCCATTGGAGCGCTTACCCGTGGATTGAGAGGGGAATGGCTGACGGAGATGGCTGAGCTGCACAGCGCGGGATGCGTTGCATTCGGCCAGTCGGACAGGCCGCTTCCCAACAACCGGGTGCTCATGCAGGCAATGCAGTATGCCTCCACCTTCGGGTTTTGCCTGTGGCTGCGTCCCCAGGATGTAAATCTCGCTGACGGCGGAGTTGCCCACGATGGGGAAGTGGCAACGCGCCTTGGGTTGGCCCCCATTCCCGTGTGCGCCGAAACTGTCGCCCTGTCCCACATCATCCTGATGGCAAAAGAAACGGGCGCCCGGGTGCACTTGTGCCGTATCTCCAGCGCGGAAGGTGTGACCATGACACGCGCCGCCCGCAAGCAGGGATTATCTATTACCTGCGACGTTGCGGCCAATCACGTCCACCTGTCTGAAATGGATATCGGTTTCTTCGATTCCAATTGTCATCTGGTGCCACCGTTGAGAAGTCTGGGAGACCGCGACGCCTTGCGCGCAGGACTGCTGGATGGCACTATAGATGCCATATGCTCCGACCACGCTCCCGTGGACGAGGATGCAAAGCTGCTGCCCTTTGCCGAGGCCGAGGCCGGCGCAACCGGCCTCGAATTACTCCTGCCGCTTACACTGAAATGGGCGGCGGAAACGAAGCTGCCCCTGGTAGTCGCACTATCGAAGATCACGAGGGAACCTGCCCGCATCCTTGGGGTGGAAGCCGGCCATCTCACGCCCGGGGGCAATGCCGATCTGTGCATTTTCGACCCTGATCATTACTGGACGATTGAAGCGCCGACACTCAAAAGCCAGGGCAAGAACACGCCATTCCTGGGCTGGGAACTGCAAGGCAAGGTAAAATATACGCTGATCAACGGAAACGTTGTTTACGTGGACTAG
- a CDS encoding M3 family metallopeptidase: protein MNPLLDFSGLPRFAEIRPEHITPAVSQLLGDNRALIGRVREDTDVPTWDNFVQPMADANERLSRAWGQVSHLNAVVNTPELREAYNANLPLVTQYYAELAQDQVLFEKFKELRGSREFEGLSSARKKVIENELRDFRLGGAELPAEKKARFLQIQEELSALGSRFNDNLLDATNAFVLHVEDAGELSGIPDDVLQTAREVAARDNASGWKFTLHAPSYLPLMQYADNRKLREKMYRAYSTRASELNAAALPSGDTGNLDNTPLIARILELRKEESQLLGFECYAEVSLATKMASTPVQVLDFLGELADKARPYAERDLKELSQFAAEKLQLDTLEAWDLAYVSEKLRLERYAFSEQEVKQYFPETSVLPGMFGLVENLYGINITPVEATTVQLWHADAKLFNIGDSEGKLLGRFYLDLYARPGKRGGGWMDDAISRRRYVGGADNREYAVQAPVAYLNCNFSGPVPHGEKVRPALFTHDEVITLFHEFGHGLHHLLTQVDDLGVSGIHGVEWDAVELPSQFMENFCWEWEVISRMARHVDTDASMPRELFDKMLAGKNFQSGLQMLRQLEFALFDMHLHFDFDPYGQKTAQQLLDEVREQVAVIIPPAFNRFPNSFSHIFGGGYAAGYYSYKWAEVLSADAYSMFEENPAGTVVDSETGLRFWKEILAVGGSRPTLESFIAFRGRGPEINALLRHNGMAPAPA, encoded by the coding sequence ATGAACCCTTTGCTCGATTTTTCCGGATTGCCGCGCTTTGCCGAGATTCGTCCCGAACATATCACACCGGCTGTAAGTCAATTGCTGGGTGACAATCGCGCCCTCATTGGACGCGTACGGGAGGATACGGATGTGCCGACCTGGGACAACTTCGTTCAGCCCATGGCGGATGCCAACGAGCGGCTCTCCCGTGCATGGGGACAGGTATCCCATTTGAATGCGGTGGTAAACACGCCGGAACTGCGGGAGGCTTATAATGCCAACCTGCCTCTTGTCACGCAGTATTATGCGGAACTGGCCCAGGATCAGGTGCTATTCGAAAAATTCAAGGAATTGCGCGGCAGCAGGGAATTCGAAGGATTGAGTTCTGCGCGGAAAAAGGTCATCGAGAATGAGTTGCGGGACTTCCGGCTGGGCGGGGCAGAACTGCCCGCCGAGAAGAAAGCGCGTTTCCTCCAGATTCAGGAAGAGCTGTCAGCGCTGGGCTCACGCTTCAACGACAATCTTCTGGACGCCACCAACGCGTTTGTATTGCACGTGGAGGACGCCGGTGAGCTTTCCGGTATTCCCGATGACGTATTGCAAACAGCGAGAGAAGTTGCGGCAAGAGATAATGCAAGTGGCTGGAAGTTCACCTTGCACGCGCCTTCGTATCTGCCTCTTATGCAATACGCGGACAACAGGAAGCTGCGTGAAAAAATGTACCGCGCTTATTCAACCCGTGCCAGCGAACTGAACGCAGCCGCCCTTCCATCCGGGGATACAGGCAATCTGGATAATACCCCCCTCATTGCCCGAATACTTGAACTGCGCAAGGAAGAATCGCAGCTACTTGGATTCGAATGCTATGCCGAAGTATCACTGGCGACGAAGATGGCTTCGACTCCGGTCCAGGTGCTGGACTTTCTTGGCGAACTCGCCGACAAGGCCAGGCCGTATGCCGAACGCGACCTGAAGGAGTTGAGCCAGTTTGCGGCCGAGAAGCTGCAACTGGATACCCTCGAAGCGTGGGATCTGGCGTACGTCAGCGAAAAGCTGCGCCTGGAGCGTTATGCCTTCTCAGAACAGGAAGTAAAGCAGTATTTCCCGGAAACGAGCGTGCTGCCGGGTATGTTTGGTCTGGTAGAGAATCTTTACGGCATCAACATCACTCCGGTGGAAGCAACCACGGTTCAACTCTGGCATGCGGATGCCAAGCTGTTCAATATAGGCGACAGTGAGGGCAAGCTTCTCGGCCGGTTCTATCTCGATCTCTACGCCCGACCCGGCAAACGGGGAGGAGGGTGGATGGATGATGCGATCAGCCGACGCCGCTATGTTGGAGGTGCGGACAACCGGGAATACGCGGTGCAAGCGCCCGTCGCATACCTCAACTGTAACTTTTCCGGACCTGTCCCTCATGGAGAGAAAGTTCGCCCTGCCCTGTTCACTCATGATGAAGTCATTACTCTGTTTCATGAATTCGGACATGGCCTCCATCACCTGTTAACCCAGGTGGACGATCTCGGCGTATCCGGCATCCATGGCGTAGAATGGGATGCGGTTGAGTTGCCCAGCCAGTTCATGGAAAACTTCTGCTGGGAATGGGAGGTAATCAGCAGGATGGCAAGACATGTGGATACGGATGCATCCATGCCGCGTGAACTGTTCGACAAGATGCTGGCGGGGAAGAATTTCCAGAGCGGCCTGCAGATGCTCAGGCAGCTCGAGTTTGCACTGTTCGACATGCATTTGCATTTCGATTTCGATCCGTATGGCCAGAAAACCGCGCAGCAACTGCTCGATGAAGTCCGCGAGCAGGTTGCCGTCATCATTCCTCCCGCCTTCAACCGCTTTCCCAACAGTTTCTCGCATATCTTCGGCGGAGGCTATGCCGCCGGATATTACAGTTACAAATGGGCGGAAGTGTTGTCTGCGGATGCATACAGCATGTTCGAGGAAAACCCTGCGGGTACCGTAGTCGATTCCGAAACCGGACTACGCTTCTGGAAAGAAATCCTCGCGGTAGGGGGAAGCCGGCCGACACTGGAATCTTTTATTGCGTTCCGGGGACGCGGGCCAGAAATAAATGCGCTTCTGCGGCATAACGGCATGGCTCCAGCACCTGCATAA